A genomic window from Spiroplasma endosymbiont of Labia minor includes:
- the rpsR gene encoding 30S ribosomal protein S18 produces MAIRKFVKRKKINFFAKNNINYIDYKDVELLKKFISGSGQILPRRVTGTSPKHQRMLATAIKRSRVMGLLPFVIQ; encoded by the coding sequence ATGGCAATTCGTAAATTTGTAAAACGCAAAAAAATTAATTTTTTTGCAAAAAATAATATAAATTATATAGATTATAAAGATGTAGAATTATTAAAAAAATTTATTTCTGGTTCAGGACAAATTCTACCACGTAGAGTCACAGGTACTTCACCAAAACATCAACGTATGTTAGCAACTGCGATTAAACGTTCAAGAGTTATGGGACTTTTACCATTTGTAATACAATAA
- a CDS encoding single-stranded DNA-binding protein, protein MNQVQLTGRLVRDPQLRTANNGKSFCAFNLAVSSFSSNGQDYTNYISCFAWEKTAENLVKYQSKGSLIAVEGSLAVRSNKKDDGTYDNQMSVSVQRIEFLGSKNDRPSSSVEQNYDVNNFERSTTGFDFEEINNFAAENKAEEKNSNSNTLDDSDSILWD, encoded by the coding sequence ATGAATCAAGTTCAATTAACTGGGAGATTGGTTAGAGACCCTCAATTACGTACAGCAAATAACGGTAAATCATTTTGTGCTTTTAATTTAGCAGTATCAAGTTTTTCTTCTAACGGACAAGATTATACTAATTATATTTCTTGTTTTGCGTGAGAAAAAACTGCAGAAAATTTGGTTAAATATCAATCAAAAGGCAGCTTAATTGCTGTTGAAGGCTCTTTGGCTGTAAGATCTAATAAAAAAGATGATGGTACTTATGATAATCAAATGTCTGTATCAGTACAAAGAATAGAATTTTTAGGTTCAAAAAATGATCGACCTTCATCATCTGTAGAACAAAATTATGATGTAAATAATTTTGAACGTTCTACAACAGGATTTGATTTTGAAGAAATTAATAATTTTGCTGCTGAAAATAAAGCAGAAGAAAAAAATTCAAATTCTAATACATTAGATGATTCAGATTCAATTTTATGAGATTAA